AGAAGGATGGACGCCATGTTTCCTTTTCTGCACAGACTCTAGATTTACAATTATCCGTGTTGGTGTGGTAGGTGTGCATGTTGTGCGTGGgtgtgaatatgcatgtgtgtgtataggtcacAAAACTAGAAAGAGGATTACAAAATGAGAGGaagacatcttttaaaaaaactggGGAGGGGTGATCTGGGATGTgttatatttttatgtgcatgggtgttttgcctgtatgtaggtCTGGGCACCACAAGCATGCAGTGCCCCAGGAGGCTAGATGAAGCGTTGGCTCTCCTTGAGACTGGAGTTATGGAAGATTATGAGTTACCGCGTGTGTGCTGGAAATCTAACCTGGGGTCCTctcaaagagcagccagtactcttaacagcTTAGGCCATCTTTCCAGGAAGAGAATTTGAGGGAGGTAGGGAATAGGAATAGAGAGGGTAAACAAAATACATGTAATAAGAAAGCAAGAGGGTATGGacagatggctcggcggttaaggccactgactgctcttccagaggttctgagttcaaatcccaggaaccacatggtggctcacaaccatctgtaatgggatctgatgctctcttctggtgtgtcagaagacagcaacggtgtactcacatacataaaattaataaatcttaaaaaaagaaagaggcccCAATCACTGAGCCGCCGCCATGGACTCAGCTGCCTCCCCCTTGACAACCCTCCCGCCTGCCTTCTCCCAGCCAGTTTCACCAAGGAAAAGGAATCGTATCGTATGTCCGCTATCCAGAACCTCCACTCTTTCGACCCTTTTGCTGATGCAAGTAAGGGTGATGACCTGCTTCCTGCTGGCACCGAGGATTATATCCATGTAAGAATTCAACAGAGAAACGGTAGAACGACCCTTATAACTGtccgataaaaaaaaaaaaaaacaaaaaaaacccaaaaaactagtGAAGGCGTTTGAGAAGACATTTGCCTGCAATGGTGCTGTAATTGAGCATCCAGAATATGGAGAAGTAATTCAGCTACAGGGTGGCCAGCCCGAGGACATATGCCAGTTCCTGATAGAGACTGGACTGCCTAAGGACGATCAGCTGATGGTTCGTGGGTTTTAAGTGCTTGAGGCTCTTTGAAGCTTAAGTGAGTATTTCCTTGCAATGAGTAGAATTTCCCTTCTGTCCCTTGTCACAAGTTTAAAAATCCCACAGCTTGTATAATGTAATCATTTGGGGTCCGCTTTTAACCTGGACTAGTGTAACTCCTTCATGCGATAAACTGAAAagagccaaaaaaagaaaagaaaaagaaaaagaaaggaaggaaggaaggaaggaaggaaaaaagaaagaaagcagaaggagAAACTAATGGGGGAAGAAAGGAACTCAGCTGGAGTGTGAGAGGGACAGGGGAATAGGGAAAAATGAGAACTAAATATAATGACACAGACATATGAAGGTATTATGATGAAACCCACGGTACCATATGCTAACCTAAAAACTCAGTGAAAAACAAGATGTCCTTGCATCAATGGACTCTAGGCAACTGCTACCGAAATAccacagaaacagaagagaacattCTTAGAATTTGTATGGAATGACAGAGATTCGAAACAAAGCAAATCTCAGTAAAGGGAAGAAACCTGGAGGCATCACAATGTCCATCTTCAAAACAAACTACAGGTCATGTGAACCGAAGACTCAGGGCACCCACATACAAAGAGACCACAGGTCAATGAGAAGCAGAGAACACAGAAATGGCTCCACACATTTCCAGCCGAGTTTTGAGCAAGTCTGAAGGAACatacattaaaggaaaaatctctTCAAGTAATTGTGCTGGGGAAACGAGATACCCACATATAGAAGAAAACAGATGTGAACCTCTCGTTAAAAATTGACTCAAGCTGGggagttcatgcctttaatcccagaaaagTGGCAAAAACAAAAGAGCCAAGagatctgatttaaaaaaaaaaacggacCAATGACCTGAGTAGACATTGGTCAACAGAAGATACTTTAAAAGGTCAACAGGCAGGTACCTGACGAAATGCTATGTACTTACTGTATCCACCCTAAGTCACCTCAGTCCATTAGGAGGATCACAGGTGGTGATGGGGAGGGAGGTCGTGGGGAGGGAGGTGAGGTGAAGGCTCACACAGCGTGGGGATGTAAACTAGTACCGTGACCACAGAGACCACTGCGGGCTCTGCAGGGAAGCAGAGCAGAACTGCCTGTCCACCTTCGTGCAGATGAAGTCAGTGCTCTGGCTTCCTACAATTGTGACAAATGGCTGAGGTGGCAAGTTTATAAAGAGGTGAACCGTCCCTGGGGAGATGGCACAGATCCTGACTCTTTCTACCAGGATGTCAAAGCAGCAGCTCCACTTACAGCCATGGCAGAGATGGGATGAACCTAGAACTCCATCACGGTTGTGTTCTACAGATACAGAAACGATGTAGCGTCCATTTATAATAGTATTATTCAGCCATGGAAAGATCGAGATTCTATCATTTGAGGCAACATGGGTAGAACTGGAAGGCATGACATGAAACAGGCACTGAAGTGGGGTGGGACAGAGAGAGATGGTTCATGGGTAAGCAGATGGATAAGAAGGTAACTTCTGATGTCAaatggtatggtgtgtgtgtgtgtgtgtgtgtgtgtgtgtgtgtgtgtgtgtaactgaatatttcaaaacagtatttttaaaagttccaagtacaacaaaatattaaatatctGAGATAGTGGCCTTATCTTTACACATTTGCACAATTATctgttcattaaaaataaaaacactggtgctggagagatggctcagaagttaagagcactgactgctcttccagagaacttggagttcaactcccagcaaccacattatGGCTCTGCCTTagtgttctcttgctgtgaagacaccTCAGGACCACAGTAACTCTTAGGCAAagatagcatttaattggggcttgcttacagtttcagaggtttagtccattatcgtcatgtgGGGAGCAGGCACACAGGATGGAGGAgggttctacatccagatcagcaGGCACCAGAAGAGAGAGCCATTGGGCCTGGCTGGCTTGGGCTCTTGAAATATCAAAGCCCTCTCC
This genomic interval from Rattus norvegicus strain BN/NHsdMcwi chromosome 17, GRCr8, whole genome shotgun sequence contains the following:
- the LOC120097840 gene encoding LOW QUALITY PROTEIN: eukaryotic translation initiation factor 1-like (The sequence of the model RefSeq protein was modified relative to this genomic sequence to represent the inferred CDS: deleted 1 base in 1 codon; substituted 1 base at 1 genomic stop codon) yields the protein MLSSGVSEDSNGVLTYIKLINLKKRKRPQSLSRRHGLSCLPLDNPPACLLPASFTKEKESYRMSAIQNLHSFDPFADASKGDDLLPAGTEDYIHVRIQQRNGRTTLITVRXKKKKTKKPKKLVKAFEKTFACNGAVIEHPEYGEVIQLQGGQPEDICQFLIETGLPKDDQLMVRGF